From the genome of Triticum aestivum cultivar Chinese Spring chromosome 3B, IWGSC CS RefSeq v2.1, whole genome shotgun sequence, one region includes:
- the LOC123071339 gene encoding probable membrane-associated kinase regulator 4 has protein sequence MARHGPQIHDQPLQEEDYIDMELSSPAAAKVVTNTASLLCYTTAMAASPQQSREFEFHMSAPVDHWEPIASPADELFYKGKLLPLHLPPRIQMVERLLEIAADKGLLSASTAPATPYQSCHVSPANSCYASGELNAEQYFSECASASIAAAEVEAACEKKPWSKKLKFIKNLNLGLKLKASKAYLKTIFATKAGDPDDKGGAPRANEFSTAQVKSWRKNPFGQIRSNRYTTSPISNSATLGGKLKEDEYGHRRSFSSVIIRYSSSNKTSSASSSSCSSSNSSSYIPSSNDSGLGPVLRRSSSASSEMDNPIQGAIAYCKKSQQLASVRKSASDAGFRFMSSSVSKIAAESEDAEDIFEICRQR, from the coding sequence ATGGCAAGACATGGCCCCCAAATCCATGACCAACCACTCCAGGAAGAGGACTACATAGACATGGAGCTGAGCTCACCTGCAGCTGCAAAGGTGGTCACCAATACAGCAAGCTTGCTTTGCTACACCACAGCCATGGCAGCCTCCCCCCAGCAGTCGAGGGAGTTTGAGTTCCACATGTCAGCTCCCGTTGACCACTGGGAGCCCATAGCATCGCCAGCAGATGAGCTCTTCTACAAGGGCAAGCTGCTACCGCTCCACCTTCCACCACGCATCCAAATGGTTGAAAGGCTCCTCGAGATCGCGGCTGACAAGGGCCTCCTCTCCGCGAGCACTGCCCCGGCGACACCATACCAGTCGTGCCACGTTTCACCAGCAAATTCATGTTATGCAAGTGGTGAGCTCAATGCAGAGCAGTACTTCAGCGAGTGCGCATCCGCCAGTATTGCTGCTGCTGAGGTGGAAGCAGCATGCGAAAAGAAGCCATGGTCCAAGAAGCTCAAGTTCATCAAGAATCTCAACCTTGGTCTCAAGCTCAAGGCATCAAAGGCTTACCTCAAGACAATATTTGCCACTAAAGCAGGGGATCCAGATGACAAGGGTGGTGCACCAAGAGCAAATGAGTTCTCCACCGCCCAGGTtaagagttggaggaagaacccaTTTGGCCAGATCAGAAGCAACAGGTACACAACCTCGCCCATCAGCAACAGTGCCACACTGGGAGGGAAGCTTAAAGAAGATGAGTACGGCCATAGAAGGTCATTCTCTAGTGTCATTATCCGATATTCGTCATCAAACAAGACATCATCTGCCTCATCATCGTCATGCTCTTCGTCAAATTCATCATCCTACATCCCAAGCTCAAATGACTCTGGTTTGGGGCCAGTGCTCAGGAGGAGCAGCAGTGCCAGCTCAGAGATGGATAATCCAATCCAGGGTGCAATAGCATACTGCAAGAAGTCGCAGCAACTGGCCTCAGTGAGGAAGAGTGCAAGCGATGCAGGTTTCCGGTTCATGTCATCATCAGTGTCAAAGATAGCTGCAGAATCTGAAGATGCAGAAGACATTTTTGAGATTTGCAGACAACGGTAG